The following are encoded together in the Adhaeribacter arboris genome:
- a CDS encoding DinB family protein, protein MQKQIADRIIFLCDVLPDKFRQIPAADFQTWPQPTKWSQQEILGHLIDSAANNHQRFVRGQIEDTPTVFYQQDQWVNIQAYQQENKDILISLWESYNRHLAHVITQVANENLEKECRGKDGSTVTLAFLIEDYLRHLEHHLHQIIVY, encoded by the coding sequence ATGCAAAAGCAGATAGCTGATAGAATAATCTTTTTGTGTGATGTATTGCCGGACAAATTCCGGCAAATTCCGGCAGCGGATTTTCAAACCTGGCCTCAACCAACTAAATGGTCGCAGCAGGAAATTTTGGGGCATTTAATTGATTCGGCGGCTAATAACCACCAACGGTTTGTTCGCGGCCAGATCGAAGATACGCCTACTGTATTTTACCAGCAAGACCAGTGGGTGAATATTCAGGCTTACCAACAGGAAAATAAAGATATTCTGATTTCGCTTTGGGAAAGCTACAACCGGCACCTAGCGCACGTAATTACCCAGGTTGCCAACGAAAATTTAGAAAAAGAATGCCGGGGCAAGGATGGAAGTACCGTTACCTTGGCCTTTTTAATAGAAGATTATCTCCGGCATTTAGAACATCACCTGCATCAAATTATTGTCTATTAG
- a CDS encoding DUF5686 and carboxypeptidase regulatory-like domain-containing protein gives MRLQKTLFLIFFCLTCPLAVAGIFKGRVTDPQGAGLAYANVYIKNSTLGTATNEQGYYQLNLTPGVYPVVYQYVGYKARVDTVEITSEPIEHNVTLQPDVYSLNEVVVRANEKDPAYAIIREAIARRRYYRNEVAAYSCRVYTKGLGRLLKVPNRVMGIKVDEVKPGIVYLSETVSEVNFRQPNKTHERMLSSKVSGDTKGFSFNRASRVNFNFYDNLLRIPGLSERAFISPIANNALLFYRYKLMGTSVDNGQMVNKIKVTPIRQNDPAFSGYIYILDNSYRLHSTSLKLTQKSQIEYADTLRIDQVFGPVQEDVWMLFSQKLTVQFDSFGFKGNGYFTTVYSKYNVVPAYQKPPAAPAPVTATSPIAVTQPEPPLPKKKQLRKLAKKKLATLPVDTKMPANELMRVEPNANKRDTTYWSDIRPIPLTLEEQKDYIHKDSLQKVQESKPYQDSVDKRANKFEVGNLFLSGFRYRHSFKRYSISVDPLLAVLNRNSVLQYNTVEGTVLNVGVQYRKWKAENPEKDLTITPTIRYGFASEKLYGKLQVQYNYNPHRFAHLALEGGQFVAQYNAAEPIAPFWNALYTLLYEQNYLKIYQRTNLSVTHRSEIRNGVYLVGALEYADRRQLQNATDFTFKDYTNKQFTSNIPVNAELPDASFTRNQALVGSVTLQLRPGQKYINRPDEKWVLGSKYPTFRLNYTKGFSKILGSDVNFDRVSLNVSDELDLGLVGTTNYSAQVGTFLNSKQLWLMDYKHFAGNRVLYAGGFGGFQLLDYYRYSTRMSYLEAHFTHDFNGFIFNKIPLFRRLKWQEVVTANYLHTQQTKHYLELGVGVEHIFKIVRVDFFTGFQSREKVGSGLRLGFGF, from the coding sequence ATGCGGCTTCAAAAGACTTTATTTTTAATTTTTTTCTGTTTAACCTGCCCATTAGCCGTTGCCGGTATATTTAAAGGCCGAGTTACCGATCCGCAGGGTGCCGGGCTAGCGTACGCGAATGTATATATAAAAAATTCTACCCTTGGCACGGCTACTAACGAACAAGGATATTACCAACTAAATCTAACTCCTGGCGTCTATCCGGTTGTTTACCAATACGTGGGCTACAAAGCCCGGGTAGATACCGTAGAAATTACGTCGGAGCCGATAGAGCACAACGTAACCTTGCAACCCGATGTGTATAGCCTGAACGAAGTAGTAGTGCGGGCAAACGAAAAAGACCCGGCCTACGCCATTATCCGCGAAGCCATTGCCCGCCGAAGATATTACCGGAACGAGGTAGCTGCTTATAGTTGCCGGGTATACACCAAAGGACTTGGCCGTTTGTTAAAGGTGCCTAACCGGGTTATGGGTATTAAAGTAGACGAGGTGAAGCCCGGCATTGTGTACTTATCTGAAACGGTATCCGAAGTAAATTTCCGGCAACCGAACAAAACCCACGAGCGCATGCTATCCAGTAAGGTAAGTGGCGATACCAAAGGGTTTTCTTTTAACCGGGCATCAAGGGTAAATTTTAATTTTTACGATAACTTACTGCGCATTCCGGGCTTAAGCGAGCGGGCATTTATCTCGCCGATTGCCAACAATGCCCTCCTTTTTTACCGGTACAAATTAATGGGTACTTCGGTTGATAACGGACAAATGGTGAATAAAATTAAAGTAACCCCTATCCGCCAGAACGACCCGGCTTTTAGCGGGTATATTTACATTTTAGATAACAGCTACCGCCTGCACAGTACCAGTTTAAAATTAACCCAGAAATCACAAATTGAGTACGCTGATACCTTACGAATAGACCAGGTATTTGGCCCGGTTCAGGAGGATGTCTGGATGTTATTTTCGCAGAAATTAACGGTACAGTTCGATTCATTTGGTTTTAAAGGCAATGGCTATTTTACTACGGTTTATTCGAAGTACAACGTAGTACCTGCTTACCAAAAACCACCGGCGGCACCCGCTCCTGTTACCGCTACTTCCCCAATTGCAGTTACGCAACCAGAGCCACCTTTGCCGAAGAAAAAACAACTCCGAAAATTAGCGAAAAAGAAACTGGCGACGCTTCCGGTCGATACTAAAATGCCAGCCAACGAACTAATGCGCGTAGAACCGAATGCAAATAAACGCGACACCACTTATTGGAGCGATATTCGGCCCATACCGCTTACTTTAGAAGAACAAAAAGATTACATCCATAAAGACAGTTTACAAAAAGTTCAGGAATCGAAACCGTACCAGGACTCGGTGGATAAACGCGCGAATAAGTTTGAAGTAGGTAATTTATTTCTGTCAGGTTTTCGTTATCGCCACTCGTTTAAACGCTATAGCATTTCCGTGGACCCTTTGCTAGCGGTGCTTAATCGTAATTCGGTGTTGCAATACAACACCGTAGAAGGAACCGTATTAAATGTAGGCGTGCAGTACCGTAAATGGAAAGCTGAAAACCCCGAGAAAGATTTAACTATTACCCCAACTATCCGCTACGGTTTCGCGAGTGAAAAATTATACGGTAAATTACAGGTTCAGTATAATTACAATCCGCACCGGTTTGCGCATTTGGCGTTAGAAGGCGGGCAGTTTGTAGCGCAGTACAATGCTGCTGAACCCATTGCTCCTTTCTGGAATGCCCTATATACTTTACTTTACGAACAGAATTACCTTAAAATTTACCAGAGAACAAACCTAAGCGTCACCCATCGCTCCGAAATCCGGAACGGCGTTTACCTTGTTGGAGCTTTAGAGTATGCCGACCGCCGCCAATTACAAAATGCTACGGATTTTACTTTTAAAGATTACACGAATAAACAATTTACCTCTAACATTCCCGTAAACGCCGAACTGCCCGATGCCTCTTTTACCCGCAACCAGGCTTTGGTGGGCAGTGTAACCTTACAATTACGGCCCGGCCAGAAATACATTAACCGGCCCGATGAAAAATGGGTGCTTGGTTCAAAATATCCCACTTTCCGGTTGAATTACACAAAAGGTTTTTCTAAGATTCTGGGCAGCGATGTTAACTTTGATAGGGTATCGTTGAACGTGAGCGACGAATTAGATTTGGGCTTAGTTGGAACCACCAACTATTCGGCGCAAGTAGGTACTTTTTTAAATAGCAAGCAGCTTTGGCTAATGGATTACAAGCATTTTGCGGGTAACCGGGTGTTATACGCTGGTGGCTTCGGTGGTTTTCAGCTACTCGATTATTACCGTTACAGTACCCGCATGAGTTATTTGGAAGCTCATTTTACGCACGATTTTAACGGATTTATTTTTAATAAAATACCGCTGTTCCGGCGGTTAAAATGGCAGGAAGTAGTAACGGCTAATTATTTACACACCCAACAGACCAAACATTATCTGGAATTAGGGGTAGGGGTAGAACATATTTTTAAAATAGTGCGGGTCGATTTCTTTACTGGTTTCCAGAGCCGGGAGAAAGTAGGTTCGGGCTTGCGGCTCGGCTTTGGGTTTTAA
- a CDS encoding glycosyltransferase family 2 protein: protein MDLSVIIPVYNEAANVLVLYQRLLQAIQPIGIRYELLFVNDGSTDQSLAIIKELAARDITVRYIDFTRNFGQQIAISAGLDKAMGQAIAILDGDLQDPPELIPELYARYQQGHPVVYARRRTRVGESATKLATARLFYRLLTRITHVSIPVDAGDFRIINRKVTDTLKQMPERQKFIRGQISWIGFPQTFLEYDRPERNQGRSGYSYSKMIRLALDGITSYSNLPLKMATVSGFVVSGIAFLVMLYTLYSRFISRDYVPGWSSLMMSILFLGGVQLIAIGIIGEYISRLSENVRNRPLYIINETNIPEESG, encoded by the coding sequence GTGGATTTATCTGTCATTATACCTGTTTACAACGAAGCCGCTAATGTATTAGTGCTTTACCAGCGCTTATTACAGGCTATTCAACCTATAGGTATTCGCTATGAACTGCTATTTGTAAACGATGGTAGTACCGACCAATCTTTGGCCATTATAAAGGAGCTGGCTGCGCGGGATATCACAGTCCGGTACATAGATTTTACCCGCAATTTTGGTCAGCAAATAGCTATTAGTGCCGGTCTGGATAAAGCAATGGGGCAGGCCATTGCTATTTTGGATGGAGATTTACAAGACCCTCCCGAGTTAATTCCGGAACTTTACGCCCGCTACCAGCAGGGGCACCCCGTTGTATACGCCCGGCGCCGGACGCGGGTCGGCGAAAGTGCGACCAAGTTAGCTACTGCCCGCCTGTTTTACCGTTTACTTACCCGCATTACCCATGTTTCCATTCCGGTCGATGCCGGCGATTTTAGAATTATTAATCGTAAAGTAACGGATACCTTAAAACAGATGCCGGAGCGGCAAAAATTTATCCGGGGCCAGATTTCCTGGATTGGTTTTCCCCAAACTTTCCTGGAGTACGACCGCCCCGAACGCAACCAAGGCCGGAGTGGCTATTCTTACTCGAAAATGATTCGGCTCGCGCTGGATGGCATTACGTCTTATTCCAACCTGCCTTTAAAAATGGCTACGGTGAGTGGTTTTGTGGTGTCGGGTATTGCCTTTTTGGTGATGCTGTACACGTTGTACTCGCGGTTTATCAGCCGGGATTACGTTCCGGGGTGGTCCTCGCTGATGATGAGCATTTTATTTCTGGGGGGAGTGCAGTTAATTGCCATTGGTATTATTGGGGAATATATCAGTCGCTTGAGTGAAAACGTCCGTAATCGCCCGCTTTATATTATTAATGAAACAAATATTCCGGAGGAATCCGGTTAA
- a CDS encoding regulatory protein RecX, translating to MQEPRKKKTYTVKEALIKAAAYCAYQERTQQEVRNKLYSYGLDFEEVEETIIRLCAEKLIDEERFAKAYVRGKYSLKRWGRRKILLGLKAHQISDYCIRQGMKEIDLDTYWQNLLYLTEKKNRTEKESNPAIRKHKLTQFLLSKGYENDLIQDALQEVSKEKQ from the coding sequence TTGCAGGAACCCCGAAAAAAGAAAACCTATACGGTGAAAGAAGCTTTAATTAAAGCGGCGGCATATTGTGCCTACCAGGAACGAACGCAGCAGGAAGTCCGCAACAAATTGTATTCGTATGGTTTGGATTTTGAAGAAGTAGAAGAAACGATTATCCGGTTGTGTGCTGAAAAACTTATCGACGAAGAGCGGTTCGCCAAGGCTTATGTACGCGGAAAATATAGTTTAAAGCGTTGGGGGCGCCGTAAAATTCTGCTGGGCCTGAAAGCACACCAAATTTCTGATTATTGCATTCGCCAGGGAATGAAGGAAATTGATCTGGATACTTACTGGCAAAATCTCTTGTATCTCACCGAAAAGAAAAACCGCACGGAAAAGGAAAGCAACCCAGCCATACGCAAACACAAACTCACGCAGTTCTTACTTAGCAAAGGCTACGAAAACGACTTAATTCAGGATGCGCTGCAGGAAGTATCAAAAGAAAAGCAATAA
- a CDS encoding GNAT family N-acetyltransferase gives MNTIRPATLADKEMIQALYKKVAAVMGGIARVESEITEEYVTHFISKSEQRGIEYVIENPENKEELVAEIHCYQPEPSVFAHVLSDLTIVVHPEFQGKGLGKILFMQLLQEIRNNRPDIYRVELIVRESNQKAIAFYQSLGFVIEGRMANRIDSRNGELEADIPMAWFNQNFKKKSFI, from the coding sequence ATGAATACCATCCGGCCGGCGACATTAGCAGATAAAGAAATGATACAAGCTTTGTATAAGAAAGTGGCGGCCGTAATGGGTGGAATTGCCCGAGTTGAAAGTGAGATTACCGAAGAGTACGTAACGCACTTTATTTCTAAATCAGAGCAAAGAGGAATAGAATACGTCATAGAAAACCCAGAAAATAAAGAAGAGCTAGTAGCTGAGATTCATTGCTACCAACCAGAACCAAGTGTATTCGCGCACGTTTTGTCAGATTTAACCATTGTGGTTCATCCCGAATTTCAGGGAAAAGGTTTAGGTAAAATACTTTTTATGCAATTGTTGCAGGAAATTAGAAATAATCGGCCGGATATTTACCGGGTAGAGTTAATTGTCCGGGAGAGTAATCAGAAAGCTATTGCGTTTTACCAAAGTTTAGGCTTTGTCATAGAAGGCAGAATGGCCAATCGGATTGATTCACGAAACGGAGAGTTGGAAGCCGATATACCTATGGCTTGGTTTAATCAAAATTTTAAAAAGAAAAGCTTTATCTAA
- a CDS encoding DUF4230 domain-containing protein: MLTYLLKRLVPWILILIIGFFVWRKLESYFTSGKETVKITYNTILDKIDDLGNLELVRYNFKDVVEYEKEFSEWLPNSKSVLIVAGEAVGCIDLRQVTAQDIVFTNDSVITVKLPEPQICYFKVDHNKSKVFAMQNTYFQDAELVDEGYKFAEKHIRQSALNSGILQQTAVNADKILKPLLESLTGKQVILEHKHTTKAPPVLPKR; encoded by the coding sequence ATGCTTACTTACCTGCTTAAGCGCTTAGTTCCTTGGATTTTAATACTAATAATTGGCTTTTTCGTCTGGCGAAAATTAGAATCGTATTTTACTTCTGGTAAAGAGACAGTAAAAATAACGTATAATACCATTCTGGATAAAATTGATGATTTAGGCAATCTGGAACTGGTGCGCTATAATTTCAAAGATGTGGTAGAGTACGAGAAAGAGTTTTCGGAGTGGTTACCCAATTCCAAGAGTGTGTTAATAGTAGCCGGCGAAGCGGTGGGTTGCATCGACTTGCGCCAGGTTACCGCTCAGGATATTGTGTTTACCAATGATTCGGTGATTACGGTAAAATTGCCCGAACCCCAAATCTGCTATTTTAAAGTAGACCATAATAAGTCTAAAGTATTTGCCATGCAGAACACCTATTTCCAGGATGCCGAATTGGTAGACGAAGGTTATAAATTTGCCGAAAAACACATCCGGCAATCAGCCTTAAATTCGGGTATTTTGCAGCAAACCGCCGTAAACGCTGATAAAATTCTGAAACCCTTACTGGAAAGCCTCACGGGTAAACAAGTTATTTTAGAGCACAAGCATACCACCAAAGCCCCGCCGGTTTTACCAAAACGGTAG
- a CDS encoding 1-aminocyclopropane-1-carboxylate deaminase/D-cysteine desulfhydrase gives MTPASASLQLISEPLLQEKALTLYLKREDLLHPYISGNKWRKLKYNLAEAKNQGKDTLLTFGGAYSNHIAAVSATGQEFNFKTIGFIRGEPHVPLNSTLQFAQNCGMQLHYLDRTTYRQKQEPDFQEQLISKYPHAYLLPEGGTNVLAVKGCTEIIHDINIPVDYICCAAGTGGTLAGIIAGLQGKAQVLGFSALKGGKFLEADIAALVKEYNGQEYDNWQLQTDYHFGGYAKVKPELIAFMQAFKENHHIPLETIYTGKMMYGIYDLIRQDFFKAGNTIIAIHTGGLQGLAGFAERFGLAL, from the coding sequence GTGACACCTGCCTCTGCTTCTCTCCAACTTATTTCGGAACCGCTCTTGCAGGAGAAAGCACTTACTTTGTACCTGAAAAGAGAGGATTTGCTGCACCCATATATTTCGGGTAATAAGTGGCGTAAACTGAAGTATAATTTAGCGGAGGCAAAAAATCAGGGAAAAGATACTTTACTTACTTTTGGCGGCGCTTATTCTAACCACATTGCCGCAGTGTCCGCCACGGGGCAAGAATTTAATTTTAAAACCATTGGCTTTATTCGCGGCGAACCACATGTACCGCTTAACTCTACTCTCCAGTTTGCGCAAAATTGCGGTATGCAATTACATTACCTTGACCGGACCACTTACCGGCAAAAACAAGAGCCCGATTTTCAAGAACAGTTAATATCCAAATACCCCCATGCTTATTTGCTGCCTGAAGGAGGCACTAATGTATTGGCTGTAAAAGGCTGCACCGAAATCATCCACGATATAAACATTCCAGTGGATTATATCTGCTGCGCGGCGGGTACCGGGGGAACGCTGGCGGGGATTATTGCTGGTTTGCAAGGAAAAGCTCAGGTTTTAGGCTTTTCAGCCTTGAAAGGTGGAAAATTTTTAGAAGCGGATATTGCAGCCTTAGTAAAAGAGTACAACGGCCAGGAGTACGACAACTGGCAATTACAAACGGATTATCATTTTGGTGGTTACGCCAAAGTAAAACCGGAGTTGATCGCTTTTATGCAAGCTTTCAAAGAAAACCACCACATTCCATTAGAAACCATTTACACGGGTAAAATGATGTATGGCATTTACGATTTAATTCGCCAAGACTTCTTTAAGGCCGGAAATACTATAATAGCTATTCATACCGGAGGCTTGCAAGGGCTAGCTGGTTTTGCCGAGCGTTTCGGGTTAGCGTTATAA
- a CDS encoding YfhO family protein translates to MKNTAVSKNEKQTTLTSPVNRRRSFDLKRDILPHVLAVILFLAITAAYVSPILFDNKSLVQNDILQSKGGSKEIQDYRDKYGKEPLWTNSMFSGMPAYLITTRFPGDLSYIFHNALTLGLPAVAANIFLTLVCAYILFVVMGMSTWLAIAGSFAMTFTSYNLVILAAGHNTKSIAIAYIPLALAGLLYAFRKSNRHLWLGAALFTFGLAMHIRSNHMQITYYLLLLVVIFGIVQFIDAIKNKWLPDFLKRVVVLGICAIIAAGVSFGRLYTTAEYTKYSIRGKSELKAPNSGTNQSTGLDRDYAFNWSYGVGETMTLLVPNFYGGASVGSLSKSSETAKAMLQNGIPEAQVEEYLKSFPLYWGDQPGTSGPVYVGAIVCFLFVLGLFVVEKRLRYWLLAGTILSILLSWGKNFPAFNYFMFDYFPAYNKFRAVSMTLVIAQITMPLLGIFALYRFLYKGDVKDSQKKLWYAAGITGGICLLVFLFAGMASFANPSDEQTLQQAWLINAVRADRAGMMRGDAIRSLIFIALAAGALYFYLRNKLAVTSTVLIIAFLILIDLWSVDKRYLNNDDFQTNLTETHFEPTPADQSILQDKDLSYRVLNLGDPFNEARTSYFHKSIGGYHGAKLRRYADIIEQHIAQNNIKVLNMLNTRYLITGNQQQPVQRNPQALGNAWFVQKIRTVNSPDEELAALKDFDPVTEAVVDISKFPVKQTQFSAAGSTVTLTNYEPNDLVYNVNASQDGLVVFSEIYYPEGWQAYLDGKPVEHIRANYVLRAMQIPAGKHTVEFKFEPASYSLGNTGSLISSILMLLIIIGGVVYAVKSEKKEELKESAR, encoded by the coding sequence ATGAAAAATACAGCCGTTTCGAAAAACGAAAAGCAAACCACCTTAACGAGCCCGGTTAACCGGCGGCGTTCGTTTGATTTAAAAAGAGACATATTGCCGCACGTACTCGCCGTGATTTTATTTCTGGCAATAACGGCTGCTTACGTTTCGCCCATTTTATTCGATAATAAAAGTTTGGTGCAAAATGATATTCTGCAATCCAAGGGCGGCTCCAAAGAAATCCAGGATTACCGCGATAAATACGGCAAAGAACCCCTTTGGACGAATTCTATGTTTAGTGGTATGCCGGCCTACCTAATTACCACCCGTTTTCCCGGTGATCTTTCCTATATTTTTCATAATGCTTTGACGCTGGGTTTACCAGCCGTTGCGGCCAATATTTTCTTAACCCTGGTTTGTGCCTATATTCTATTTGTGGTAATGGGCATGAGTACCTGGTTGGCCATTGCCGGTTCCTTCGCTATGACTTTTACGTCGTATAACCTGGTTATTCTGGCCGCTGGGCATAACACCAAATCTATAGCCATTGCTTACATTCCGCTGGCACTTGCCGGGTTATTGTACGCCTTCCGGAAAAGCAATCGGCATTTATGGTTAGGGGCAGCTTTATTTACTTTTGGTTTAGCCATGCACATCCGCTCCAACCACATGCAGATTACCTATTATCTGTTGCTGCTGGTGGTAATTTTTGGTATTGTGCAGTTTATTGATGCCATTAAAAATAAATGGCTACCCGATTTTCTGAAGCGGGTAGTAGTGTTGGGTATCTGCGCGATTATTGCTGCCGGGGTAAGTTTTGGCCGGCTATATACTACTGCCGAGTACACCAAATATTCTATTCGCGGAAAATCAGAACTAAAAGCCCCTAACAGTGGCACGAATCAATCAACGGGGCTAGACCGGGATTATGCGTTTAACTGGAGCTACGGCGTAGGCGAAACCATGACCTTGCTGGTTCCTAATTTTTACGGCGGGGCCAGTGTAGGTTCGTTAAGCAAAAGTTCGGAAACGGCCAAAGCTATGCTGCAGAACGGTATTCCGGAAGCGCAGGTAGAAGAATATTTAAAAAGTTTTCCCTTGTACTGGGGCGATCAGCCGGGCACGAGCGGCCCGGTCTATGTGGGTGCCATCGTATGCTTTTTATTTGTGTTGGGACTATTTGTAGTAGAAAAGCGCCTGCGCTACTGGTTATTAGCGGGCACTATTTTATCTATTCTGTTATCCTGGGGTAAAAACTTTCCGGCATTTAATTATTTCATGTTCGATTACTTCCCGGCGTATAATAAGTTCCGGGCCGTATCCATGACCTTAGTAATTGCCCAGATTACCATGCCCCTTTTAGGAATTTTTGCGCTGTATCGCTTTTTGTATAAGGGCGATGTAAAAGATTCGCAGAAAAAATTATGGTACGCTGCCGGCATTACGGGTGGTATTTGTTTATTAGTATTTTTATTTGCCGGTATGGCCAGCTTCGCCAACCCGAGTGATGAGCAAACTTTACAGCAAGCCTGGTTAATCAACGCCGTCCGTGCTGATCGGGCGGGTATGATGCGCGGCGATGCTATTCGTTCTCTTATCTTTATTGCCTTAGCGGCTGGCGCCTTGTATTTCTATTTGCGGAATAAATTGGCGGTTACTTCGACGGTATTAATAATAGCGTTTTTAATTCTGATTGACCTTTGGTCCGTAGATAAACGTTACCTGAACAACGACGATTTTCAAACTAATTTAACCGAAACGCATTTTGAACCGACTCCGGCTGATCAGTCCATTTTGCAGGATAAAGATTTAAGTTACCGGGTACTGAACCTGGGAGATCCGTTTAACGAAGCGCGTACTTCTTATTTCCATAAATCCATTGGCGGGTATCACGGAGCTAAATTGCGGCGCTACGCCGATATTATTGAACAGCACATTGCCCAAAATAATATTAAGGTTTTAAATATGCTCAATACCCGGTATTTAATAACCGGTAATCAGCAACAACCCGTGCAGCGAAACCCACAAGCTTTAGGTAATGCCTGGTTCGTGCAGAAAATAAGAACCGTAAACAGCCCCGACGAGGAATTAGCCGCCTTAAAAGATTTTGATCCGGTCACCGAAGCGGTAGTAGATATTTCTAAGTTTCCGGTAAAGCAAACCCAGTTTAGTGCCGCCGGTTCTACGGTAACGCTTACCAACTACGAACCAAACGATTTGGTTTACAATGTAAATGCGTCGCAAGACGGTCTGGTAGTTTTTTCGGAAATTTATTATCCCGAAGGTTGGCAAGCTTACCTCGATGGCAAACCAGTAGAACATATCCGGGCGAACTACGTGCTGCGAGCCATGCAAATACCAGCCGGTAAACATACCGTAGAATTTAAATTTGAACCGGCTTCGTACAGCTTAGGCAACACCGGCTCCCTTATTTCTTCCATTCTTATGCTCTTAATCATTATTGGCGGTGTGGTGTACGCCGTAAAATCCGAGAAAAAAGAGGAATTGAAAGAATCAGCCAGGTAA
- a CDS encoding DUF4834 family protein has product MKFFITLLILFFLLRLLMPYIIRWVLQAFVKRTLRKGGFTGTFGQPPFQQEPFQQQQQRTQEGKVNIDYVPDGDKAKSNGGDFKGGEYVDYEEVK; this is encoded by the coding sequence ATGAAATTTTTCATAACCTTATTAATACTATTTTTTCTATTGCGGCTTTTAATGCCGTACATTATCCGATGGGTATTGCAAGCATTTGTGAAACGTACCCTGCGCAAAGGCGGGTTTACGGGTACCTTTGGCCAGCCTCCTTTTCAACAAGAGCCTTTTCAACAACAACAGCAACGGACCCAGGAAGGCAAAGTTAATATTGATTACGTGCCGGATGGGGACAAAGCAAAATCCAACGGCGGTGATTTTAAAGGCGGCGAATACGTCGACTATGAAGAAGTAAAATAA
- a CDS encoding FkbM family methyltransferase: MKAIRKLLVKLLGFEGYIRLVSKVYLQLVGAGWLAKKYPELFFLKKIIQPGFYCLDIGANLGYYSTFLSKLAGSKGKVLAVEPIPMFQQIWRDNVKASGVPNLELLPYALGGENTRIQMGTPERDGLLHHGMTKVTSSADEKYARLYEVQMKVPDELFRNLNRLDFVKCDVEGFEYPVFSHLQETLRKFRPLIQTELNGTENREGVITLLQNLGYQPYILSSTQTLVLCADAPQRAHHQGDFYFKHSLAT, translated from the coding sequence GTGAAAGCAATTCGCAAACTGTTAGTAAAACTGCTCGGCTTTGAGGGCTATATCCGGCTGGTAAGTAAAGTCTATCTGCAATTAGTAGGCGCTGGGTGGCTAGCTAAAAAATATCCGGAACTGTTTTTTCTTAAAAAAATTATTCAACCCGGTTTTTACTGCCTCGATATTGGCGCGAACCTGGGTTATTACTCTACTTTTTTATCAAAATTGGCCGGTTCAAAGGGTAAAGTGTTAGCCGTGGAGCCGATACCCATGTTCCAGCAAATCTGGCGCGACAACGTAAAAGCCAGCGGAGTGCCAAACTTAGAATTATTGCCTTACGCCCTAGGCGGCGAAAATACCCGCATCCAGATGGGGACGCCCGAGCGCGACGGTTTGCTGCACCACGGCATGACCAAAGTTACCTCTTCGGCCGACGAAAAGTACGCCCGCCTCTACGAGGTACAAATGAAAGTGCCCGATGAATTATTCCGCAACTTAAACCGGCTTGATTTTGTTAAATGCGATGTAGAAGGATTTGAATATCCCGTTTTCAGCCATCTCCAAGAAACTTTGCGAAAATTCAGGCCTTTGATCCAAACGGAGTTAAATGGTACGGAAAACCGCGAAGGCGTAATTACTTTATTGCAGAATTTAGGCTACCAACCGTATATTTTATCCTCCACTCAAACGTTAGTCCTGTGTGCCGATGCTCCACAACGGGCGCATCATCAAGGCGATTTTTATTTTAAACATTCTTTAGCAACATGA
- a CDS encoding type II toxin-antitoxin system HicA family toxin: MVCSAAKRKHKQYKPEIKSGLVIVSVHRLSDDLAAGTLNSILKQAGLKS, translated from the coding sequence TTGGTATGTAGTGCGGCAAAAAGGAAGCATAAACAGTATAAGCCCGAAATTAAATCTGGTTTAGTAATAGTTTCAGTACATAGGCTTTCAGATGATTTAGCAGCAGGTACATTAAATAGTATTTTAAAACAAGCAGGTTTAAAAAGCTGA